Proteins from one Parasteatoda tepidariorum isolate YZ-2023 chromosome 4, CAS_Ptep_4.0, whole genome shotgun sequence genomic window:
- the LOC107453876 gene encoding zinc finger protein 658B-like: protein MCIAKHFRIYRLQIYIIMLTLGKVPCSSSAYNKTFTSKDTLKTLIHTEEKPYSCSVCDKSFTQKSYLNKHIRVHTRDKPYSCPVCKTSYKDECKLKEHCVIHTGEKPFSCDVCNKTFTHMQWINKHYVMKHPSCSVCKKTFTNITDLIKHCRIHTGEKPYSCRLCDKAFSFKSNLDLHFLVHTGEKPFSCIVCDKTFSRKDKLNVHFITHTGKKTFSCTLCDETFTFESSLKKHYAIHAKEKPFSCNMCNKMFASNTNLGRHYRIIHNEGKSFSCSVCFKKFADKRNLNEHYTIHNRKKLFSCSMCNKTYAHKGTLRTHFATHIVKNSLSCSVCNKTFLSKANLNKHYIVHTGEKPHSCSFCGKNFAREISLRRHYLSHTGEKPYSCNVCNKTFTQKCHLNRHHLVHTVEKPYLCSVCDKTFTEKYHLDVHNLVHSKEKPYSCNVCGKTFTHKYPLKRHNLVHKKEKPYSCNVCDKAFTHKYDLNRHINLVHNKQKHAMQCV, encoded by the coding sequence ATGTGTATAGCAAAACATTTTCGTATATATAGGCTCCAAATATACATTATCATGTTGACACTGGGGAAAGTGCCTTGTTCAAGCAGTGcctataataaaacatttacatcTAAAGATACATTAAAAACACTTATCCATACCGAAGAAAAACCTTATTCATGCAGTGTATGTGATAAATCTTTTACAcagaaatcttatttaaataaacacattCGTGTTCATACGAGAGACAAGCCTTATTCATGCCCTGTTTGTAAAACATCTTATAAAGATgaatgtaaattaaaagaacattgTGTTATTCATACTGGAGAAAAGCCATTCTCTTGTGATGTGTGCAATAAAACATTCACACACATGCAATGGATAAATAAACACTATGTTATGAAACATCCCTCATGTAGTGTGTGTAAGAAAACATTCACTAATATTACAGATTTAATAAAACACTGTCGTATTCACACTGGTGAAAAGCCTTATTCATGCAGATTGTGTGATAAAGCATtctcttttaaaagtaatttagatCTACACTTTCTTGTTCATACTGGAGAGAAGCCATTCTCATGTATTGTATGTGATAAAACATTCTCACGCAAAGACAaattaaatgtacattttattaCTCACACTGGAAAAAAGACATTCTCATGTACTTTGTGTGATGAAACATTTACATTCGAAAGCagtttaaagaaacattatGCTATTCATGCCAAAGAGAAACCATTTTCATGTAATatgtgtaataaaatgtttgcaaGTAATACTAATTTAGGCAGACACTATAGGATTATTCATAATGAAGGGAAATCCTTCTCGTGTAGtgtatgtttcaaaaaatttgccGACAAACGCAATTTAAATGAACATTATACTATTCAtaatagaaaaaagttattctcATGTAGTATGTGTAATAAGACATATGCGCATAAAGGCACTTTAAGAACACACTTTGCTActcatattgtaaaaaattcattatcttgTTCTGTgtgtaataaaacatttctctCTAAAGCCAACTTAAATAAACACTATattgttcatactggtgagaaacctcaCTCATGCAGTTTTTGTGGTAAAAATTTTGCACGAGAAATTTCTTTACGTAGACACTATCTTagtcatactggtgagaagccttattcatGCAATGTGTGTAATAAAACATTCACACAGAAATGCCACTTAAATAGACATCATCTAGTTCATACTGTAGAAAAACCTTATTTATGCAGTGTGTGTGATAAGACCTTTACAGAGAAATACCACTTGGATGTACACAACCTAGTTCATAGTAAAGAAAAGCCTTATTCATGCAATGTGTGCGGTAAAACATTCACACACAAATACCCCTTGAAGAGACACAATCTAGTTCATAAGAAAGAAAAGCCTTATTCATGCAATGTGTGTGATAAAGCATTCACACATAAATACGACTTGAATAGACACATTAATCTTGTTCATAATAAACAAAAGCATGCAATGCAGTGTGTGTGA